The following are encoded together in the Candidatus Manganitrophus noduliformans genome:
- a CDS encoding lipopolysaccharide assembly protein LapA domain-containing protein: MLRLILFIIVVFFLFTFSYMNQEEQISLHFIGGGPFPPVPAYLIVIGSFLIGILFAVLMTFPGWLKMKLEKRKLNKRIEVLEADLDHLRAEALRTSGPKRPAYSTDDDSQDDTMGDG, from the coding sequence GTGCTCCGACTGATCCTCTTCATTATCGTCGTCTTCTTTCTCTTCACCTTTTCCTACATGAATCAAGAGGAGCAGATCTCGCTTCACTTCATCGGGGGAGGGCCCTTCCCCCCCGTCCCGGCTTATCTGATCGTGATCGGCTCCTTTTTGATCGGGATTCTCTTCGCGGTGCTGATGACCTTTCCGGGATGGCTGAAGATGAAGCTGGAGAAACGAAAGCTGAACAAGCGGATCGAAGTGTTGGAGGCCGACCTCGACCATCTGCGCGCGGAAGCGTTAAGGACGTCCGGCCCCAAACGTCCGGCCTATTCAACCGATGACGACAGCCAGGACGATACAATGGGAGACGGGTAA
- a CDS encoding HIT family protein, whose translation MKHLWAPWRIDYIKGEKTPGCILCDKPGEKKDRDNLILARGKHAFVMMNLYPYNNGHLMVSPYRHVNSLEALSDTITTEMMRLMKKSLAVLRKTHKPDGFNMGLNLGKAAGAGIEEHLHFHIVPRWGGDTNFMTVTPEVRVIPEDIRETYRQLKRHFK comes from the coding sequence ATGAAGCATCTCTGGGCGCCTTGGCGGATCGACTACATCAAAGGGGAGAAAACGCCCGGCTGCATCCTCTGCGATAAGCCGGGGGAGAAGAAAGACCGTGACAATCTGATTCTGGCGCGGGGGAAACATGCCTTCGTGATGATGAATCTCTACCCCTACAACAACGGGCATCTGATGGTCTCGCCCTATCGGCATGTGAACAGCCTGGAAGCGCTTTCCGATACGATCACGACCGAGATGATGCGTCTGATGAAGAAATCGCTGGCGGTTCTTCGCAAAACGCACAAACCGGACGGATTCAACATGGGGCTGAATCTCGGGAAGGCCGCGGGGGCCGGGATCGAAGAGCATCTTCACTTCCACATCGTCCCGCGTTGGGGAGGCGACACCAACTTCATGACGGTGACCCCGGAAGTGCGGGTCATCCCGGAAGACATCCGGGAGACCTACCGCCAATTGAAGCGTCATTTCAAATGA
- a CDS encoding uracil-DNA glycosylase family protein: protein MEDPRREEIAAIAREMKARLSWYRQEGIDAWKVSPVPTIQVDEGTQRMPNQNKPKPYEPAEPSLLAAEAPSALFPIASEATPASTLSEVRDEIGDCRRCKLCSTRKNIVFGTGNPHAALMFVGEAPGADEDAQGQPFVGRAGQLLTKMIEAMGLSRETVYIANIIKCRPPENRNPQPDEIAACSPFLLKQIEAIRPKVICALGTFSAQTLLETQQKISALRGKFHDYHGVKLLPTFHPAYLLRNPNEKKTVWEDLKKIMEELKKG, encoded by the coding sequence GTGGAAGATCCTCGACGGGAAGAAATAGCGGCGATTGCGCGCGAGATGAAGGCCCGGCTCTCCTGGTATCGCCAGGAAGGGATCGATGCCTGGAAGGTCTCGCCGGTGCCCACAATACAAGTGGATGAAGGGACGCAACGGATGCCAAATCAAAATAAACCAAAACCCTACGAACCGGCGGAGCCATCGCTCCTCGCCGCCGAAGCGCCGAGCGCCCTTTTTCCGATCGCCTCCGAGGCGACCCCGGCAAGCACCCTGTCGGAGGTGAGAGACGAGATCGGCGACTGCCGGCGCTGCAAACTCTGCTCGACCCGGAAGAACATCGTCTTCGGAACGGGAAATCCCCATGCAGCGTTGATGTTCGTCGGCGAGGCGCCCGGCGCCGATGAAGACGCTCAGGGGCAACCCTTCGTCGGGCGGGCCGGACAGCTTTTGACCAAGATGATCGAGGCGATGGGGCTCTCTCGGGAAACGGTTTACATCGCCAACATCATCAAGTGCCGCCCCCCGGAGAACCGGAACCCGCAGCCGGATGAAATCGCGGCGTGCAGCCCCTTTTTGCTGAAGCAGATCGAGGCGATCCGCCCCAAGGTCATCTGCGCCCTCGGCACCTTCTCGGCCCAAACCCTTCTCGAAACGCAGCAGAAGATCTCGGCCCTGCGCGGGAAATTCCACGACTATCACGGCGTGAAGCTCCTTCCGACCTTCCACCCCGCCTACCTCCTGCGCAACCCCAACGAGAAGAAAACCGTCTGGGAAGACCTCAAGAAGATCATGGAGGAGCTGAAAAAAGGATGA
- the tsaE gene encoding tRNA (adenosine(37)-N6)-threonylcarbamoyltransferase complex ATPase subunit type 1 TsaE, with amino-acid sequence MLHPGLGKKGSMVPPAAQDRPEESLSLWSDRSESTFALGEWIGREAAGGEVLALVGPLGAGKTRFVQGLAKGLEVAERYITSPTFILMQCYEGRLPLYHIDLYRMEKAAEMEALGLEEFLEGEGVAAVEWADKGLEVLPPARLTITFQYAGEDQRELHLSASGSHYQEWLRKIREARRWKILDGKK; translated from the coding sequence ATGCTTCATCCCGGCTTAGGAAAGAAGGGATCGATGGTTCCTCCGGCCGCCCAGGATCGTCCCGAAGAGAGCCTCTCCCTCTGGAGCGATCGCTCCGAATCGACCTTCGCCCTGGGGGAGTGGATCGGAAGAGAAGCGGCCGGCGGCGAAGTCCTCGCCCTCGTCGGACCGTTGGGGGCCGGGAAGACCCGTTTCGTTCAGGGACTGGCGAAGGGACTGGAGGTCGCCGAGCGCTACATCACCAGCCCGACCTTCATCCTGATGCAGTGTTACGAAGGACGGCTTCCGCTCTATCACATCGATCTTTATCGAATGGAGAAGGCGGCCGAGATGGAGGCGCTCGGCCTGGAAGAATTCCTGGAGGGAGAGGGTGTCGCCGCCGTCGAATGGGCCGACAAAGGGCTGGAGGTTCTCCCCCCGGCCCGGCTGACGATCACCTTTCAGTATGCAGGAGAGGATCAGCGGGAGCTCCACCTCTCCGCGTCGGGATCGCATTATCAAGAATGGCTTCGTAAAATTCGGGAGGCGCGCCGGTGGAAGATCCTCGACGGGAAGAAATAG
- a CDS encoding NAD(P)H-hydrate dehydratase has protein sequence MKIVTAEEMKKLDRKATTDYAIPSLLLMENAARGLVDEIEKTLGPAAGKRVVILAGRGNNGGDGIAAARHLRMRGAQVIVYLFSPIEKVGGDAKTSLDIWMQTGGVLHVAGSFRWNHLTRELSESDLIIDALLGTGLSHPVEGDYAKAITLINRSGRKVVAVDIPSGISADTGEVLGVAVKADYTFTMALPKWGHFLQEGLEVRGRLAVIDIGFPPAMIEAAKIPVDLITPEGLAGFPPPRPRGAHKGTAGHLLVIAGSFGKKGAALMTSLAALRCGAGLVTVALPKSIDLATADLMEVMTLPLPETPEGTLSLAAEKSLLQAVQGKDAVAIGPGLLQNEETQRLIRTLIAEISLPIVVDADGLNALAGDLSALKKRKAPAILTPHPGEMSRLIGKRTDLIQKERFTVAAHFAEQWGAILVLKGAHTVVATPDGFVRVNNTGNPGMATAGTGDALTGMIGAWLAQGIDPAEAAAGGVALHGTAGDLAAADRGEIGLIASDLIQKIPEAIQNYVRRHSGVLPP, from the coding sequence ATGAAAATCGTGACCGCGGAGGAGATGAAAAAGCTCGACCGGAAGGCGACGACCGACTACGCCATTCCCTCGCTCCTGCTGATGGAGAATGCGGCCCGGGGATTGGTAGACGAGATCGAGAAAACGCTCGGCCCGGCCGCCGGCAAGCGGGTGGTCATCCTGGCGGGACGCGGGAACAACGGCGGGGACGGCATCGCGGCGGCGCGGCATCTGCGGATGCGCGGCGCGCAGGTCATCGTCTACCTCTTCTCGCCGATCGAGAAGGTCGGGGGGGACGCGAAGACGTCGCTCGACATCTGGATGCAGACCGGCGGCGTCCTTCACGTGGCCGGCTCGTTCCGCTGGAACCATCTGACGCGGGAGCTGTCGGAAAGCGATCTGATCATCGACGCCCTCCTCGGCACCGGGCTCTCCCATCCGGTCGAGGGGGACTACGCCAAGGCGATCACCCTGATCAACCGATCGGGCCGGAAGGTCGTTGCGGTCGATATCCCCTCCGGGATCTCGGCCGATACCGGCGAGGTCCTCGGCGTCGCGGTGAAGGCCGACTACACTTTTACGATGGCCCTCCCGAAATGGGGCCACTTTCTTCAGGAGGGGCTGGAGGTCCGGGGCCGACTCGCCGTGATCGACATCGGCTTCCCGCCGGCGATGATCGAGGCGGCCAAAATCCCGGTCGATCTGATCACCCCGGAAGGACTCGCCGGCTTCCCCCCTCCCCGCCCGCGCGGCGCGCACAAGGGGACGGCGGGACACCTTCTCGTCATCGCCGGCTCGTTCGGCAAAAAAGGGGCGGCGCTGATGACCTCTCTCGCGGCGCTGCGCTGCGGCGCCGGACTGGTGACGGTCGCCCTTCCGAAATCGATTGATCTCGCGACGGCCGATTTGATGGAGGTGATGACCCTTCCCCTTCCGGAAACGCCGGAGGGGACCCTCTCGCTTGCGGCGGAGAAAAGTCTTCTTCAAGCGGTTCAGGGGAAAGATGCCGTGGCCATCGGACCGGGTCTTTTGCAAAACGAGGAGACGCAGCGGCTGATCCGAACCTTGATCGCCGAGATCTCTCTTCCGATCGTCGTCGATGCCGACGGCCTGAATGCCCTCGCGGGCGATCTCTCGGCGCTGAAGAAACGGAAGGCCCCGGCGATTTTGACCCCGCATCCGGGAGAGATGAGCCGTTTGATCGGAAAGCGGACCGATCTCATTCAAAAAGAGCGCTTCACCGTCGCGGCCCATTTTGCGGAGCAATGGGGGGCCATTCTGGTCTTGAAGGGAGCGCACACCGTCGTCGCCACCCCCGACGGATTCGTTCGGGTCAACAACACCGGCAATCCGGGAATGGCGACCGCCGGAACCGGGGACGCCCTCACCGGGATGATCGGCGCCTGGCTGGCGCAGGGGATCGACCCGGCCGAGGCCGCCGCCGGGGGGGTGGCGCTCCATGGCACGGCCGGCGATCTCGCCGCCGCCGACCGCGGGGAGATCGGCCTGATCGCCTCCGATTTGATTCAGAAGATCCCGGAGGCGATTCAAAATTATGTGAGACGTCATTCCGGCGTCTTACCGCCGTAG
- the acpS gene encoding holo-ACP synthase — MTIVGIGVDLVKISRIQEMTARWGPRFLDRVFTPTEQAYCLHRKAPHVHLSARFAVKEAILKALGTGLRMGTRWREIETINNPAGKPEVKLWGRTRELADARNVADVFASITHDHDYSIAQVILVTNQ; from the coding sequence ATGACGATTGTCGGAATCGGGGTCGATCTGGTCAAAATCTCCCGGATTCAAGAGATGACGGCGCGATGGGGCCCTCGTTTTCTCGACCGGGTCTTCACCCCCACCGAGCAGGCCTATTGCCTTCATCGAAAGGCGCCCCACGTCCACCTCTCCGCCCGGTTCGCGGTGAAGGAGGCGATCCTCAAGGCGCTGGGGACGGGACTTCGGATGGGGACCCGATGGCGGGAGATCGAAACGATCAACAACCCGGCGGGCAAACCGGAGGTGAAGCTCTGGGGCCGGACGCGCGAGCTGGCCGACGCGCGAAACGTCGCCGACGTCTTCGCCAGCATCACGCATGATCATGACTATTCGATCGCGCAAGTGATTTTGGTGACGAATCAATGA
- a CDS encoding pyridoxine 5'-phosphate synthase: protein MARLGVNIDHVATVREARKAKQPDPIAAAVLAELGGADGIVVHLREDRRHIHDRDLKILRETIQTKLDLEMAATDEMVRIALEVKPEMVTFVPERRQELTTEGGLNVVSNRDELQKAIDLLHDGGIEVSLFIDPDPAQIKEAHKVSADLIEIHTGPYANSRGKDRRTELNQILEAARLAAKLGMGVNAGHGLDYQNVAAVARIPEIEELNIGHSIIARAVLVGMERAVREMKERIR from the coding sequence TTGGCGAGACTCGGGGTGAATATCGATCATGTGGCGACGGTGCGCGAAGCGCGGAAGGCGAAACAGCCCGATCCGATCGCTGCGGCGGTCCTGGCGGAATTGGGAGGAGCGGACGGGATCGTCGTCCACCTCCGTGAAGACCGACGCCACATCCACGATCGAGACCTCAAAATCCTTCGGGAAACGATTCAAACCAAGCTTGACCTGGAGATGGCCGCGACGGATGAGATGGTCCGGATCGCCCTTGAGGTGAAACCGGAAATGGTGACCTTTGTCCCGGAGCGGCGGCAAGAGCTGACAACCGAGGGGGGACTCAACGTCGTCTCGAACCGGGATGAATTGCAGAAAGCGATCGACCTGCTTCACGACGGGGGAATTGAGGTCTCCCTCTTCATCGATCCCGATCCGGCGCAAATCAAGGAGGCGCATAAGGTCTCGGCCGATCTGATCGAGATCCATACCGGCCCGTACGCCAACAGCCGGGGAAAAGACCGCCGGACGGAGCTGAATCAAATTTTAGAGGCGGCCCGGCTCGCCGCCAAACTCGGGATGGGAGTCAACGCGGGGCACGGCCTCGACTATCAGAATGTCGCCGCCGTGGCGCGGATCCCGGAGATCGAGGAGCTGAACATCGGCCACAGCATCATCGCCCGGGCCGTCTTGGTCGGGATGGAGCGGGCCGTCCGCGAGATGAAGGAACGAATCCGATGA
- a CDS encoding alpha-amylase family glycosyl hydrolase, with the protein MPTIVEPSAPTTLSAADLRPRGRVQPSPATWRDQTLYFFLPDRFSDGHEEERPLFDWKRPDQHAAADRRLWQESGRRFQGGTLKGIAGKLDYLKELGVTTLWIGPIWRQRPDLETYHGYGIQNFLDIDPRFGTLQELRDLVDAAHDREMYILLDIIYNHSGNNWFYDEGGRPKSDLPYRYAPPYPMHGWRSGTGASIPDILSLDDGVWPKEFQNSDWYTRAGRIGRWDPEPWEDPLHPENEFRRGDFFDLKDINLNRNEALSAVARVYQYWIALSDCDGFRIDTVKHVSFEGSRNFCGAIREYAESIGKENFFLVGEVTGGAALARDYLDIFGRNLDAALDIGEPARNLTALVKGLTEPARFFNQFSGHDILGSHRETGRYHISILDDHDMVGRDGKHRFAARNPIPNKAEQVAHAVGVQLTTLGIPCLYYGTEQAFDGTEDRHDPAIDSGFEDRYIREAMFGGSFGAFGTAGCHFFDPNHPTFLRIRAIARIRNQNSPTGLALRRGRQYLRETSFLGQPFSIPGAGELAAWSRLLFDQEVLVALNPHGTAPRGADVTVDASLHPPGSMMTFLYRGDWGETELRHPPRNKRVPVLYDQDRATVRIDLPPAGMAILA; encoded by the coding sequence ATGCCGACCATCGTCGAACCATCCGCCCCCACGACCCTCTCGGCCGCCGACCTTAGACCCCGCGGCCGCGTTCAGCCAAGCCCCGCCACCTGGCGCGACCAGACCCTTTACTTTTTTCTCCCCGATCGCTTCAGCGACGGGCATGAAGAAGAACGCCCCTTATTCGATTGGAAACGTCCCGATCAACATGCCGCCGCCGATCGGCGACTCTGGCAGGAATCGGGAAGGCGATTCCAGGGAGGCACCCTCAAGGGGATTGCCGGCAAACTCGATTACTTGAAAGAGCTCGGCGTCACCACCCTCTGGATCGGCCCGATCTGGCGCCAGCGGCCCGATCTGGAGACCTATCACGGCTACGGGATTCAGAACTTTCTCGATATCGATCCCCGATTCGGGACCCTTCAGGAGCTGAGGGATCTGGTCGACGCCGCCCACGACCGCGAGATGTACATTCTCCTCGATATCATCTACAACCACTCCGGCAACAACTGGTTCTACGATGAGGGGGGCCGGCCGAAGAGCGACCTCCCCTACCGCTATGCGCCACCGTATCCGATGCACGGCTGGCGATCCGGAACCGGCGCCAGCATTCCCGATATCCTCTCGCTCGACGACGGGGTCTGGCCGAAGGAGTTTCAAAACAGCGATTGGTACACCCGCGCCGGGCGGATCGGGCGGTGGGATCCGGAGCCGTGGGAAGATCCGCTCCATCCCGAAAATGAATTCCGCCGGGGCGACTTCTTCGATCTCAAAGATATCAACCTGAACCGGAACGAAGCCCTCTCGGCGGTCGCCCGTGTTTATCAATATTGGATCGCGTTGAGCGACTGCGACGGCTTCCGGATCGACACGGTGAAACATGTCAGCTTCGAAGGCTCCCGAAACTTCTGCGGGGCGATCCGCGAATATGCCGAGTCGATCGGAAAAGAAAACTTCTTCCTGGTCGGCGAGGTCACCGGCGGCGCCGCGCTCGCGCGCGATTATCTAGACATCTTCGGCCGCAACCTGGACGCCGCCCTCGATATCGGCGAGCCGGCCCGGAATCTCACCGCCCTGGTCAAAGGGCTGACCGAGCCGGCCCGATTCTTCAATCAGTTCAGCGGCCACGACATCCTCGGAAGCCATCGGGAGACCGGGCGCTACCATATCTCGATCCTCGACGATCACGATATGGTCGGACGCGATGGAAAGCACCGCTTTGCGGCGCGCAATCCGATCCCCAACAAGGCCGAGCAGGTCGCCCACGCGGTCGGGGTCCAGCTGACCACCCTCGGCATCCCCTGCCTCTACTACGGCACCGAGCAGGCCTTCGACGGGACGGAGGACCGCCACGATCCGGCGATCGACTCCGGTTTCGAAGACCGCTACATCCGCGAGGCGATGTTCGGCGGGAGCTTCGGCGCATTCGGAACCGCCGGCTGCCATTTCTTCGATCCCAACCATCCGACCTTCCTTCGGATCAGGGCGATCGCGCGGATCCGAAACCAGAACAGCCCCACCGGCCTCGCGCTGCGGCGCGGCCGCCAGTACCTTCGCGAGACCTCCTTTCTGGGACAGCCCTTCTCGATCCCCGGCGCCGGGGAGCTGGCCGCCTGGTCGCGCCTTCTCTTCGATCAGGAGGTATTGGTCGCGCTCAACCCCCATGGAACCGCGCCCCGCGGAGCCGATGTCACGGTAGACGCCTCCTTGCACCCCCCCGGTTCGATGATGACCTTTCTCTACCGGGGCGATTGGGGCGAGACGGAGCTTCGCCACCCCCCCCGGAACAAACGGGTTCCGGTCCTCTATGATCAGGACCGGGCGACGGTCCGGATCGATCTCCCCCCCGCGGGGATGGCGATCCTCGCCTGA
- a CDS encoding hemerythrin domain-containing protein, whose product MPITIGRGPEVTFTNPLGWLRGCHDRIAHFLKVLATVAIRRQWGALHRADREALEAFLRYFREAAPKHTEDEEQSLFPRLKESTAPSAVALRPTLDALAAEHRTIQKIQSEAEQLVERWLMEGQLLPHEGKRLLALLPPLQGSYEKHMEVEDREVFSVAARVLTASQMVAMGREMAKRRGIDPDLAIAYPMEGPPAD is encoded by the coding sequence ATGCCGATTACCATCGGGCGAGGGCCCGAGGTTACATTCACCAATCCATTGGGATGGCTTCGCGGTTGCCACGACCGGATCGCGCACTTTCTGAAAGTGCTGGCGACCGTGGCGATCCGGCGGCAATGGGGGGCGCTTCACCGGGCCGATCGGGAGGCGCTCGAAGCGTTTCTCCGCTACTTCCGGGAGGCGGCCCCGAAGCATACCGAAGATGAGGAGCAGTCGCTTTTTCCGAGGTTGAAGGAATCAACCGCTCCGTCCGCGGTCGCGTTGCGGCCGACGCTGGATGCGCTGGCGGCGGAGCATCGGACGATCCAAAAGATCCAATCTGAGGCTGAACAGCTTGTCGAACGGTGGCTGATGGAAGGGCAACTCCTCCCTCATGAAGGGAAGCGGCTGCTGGCGCTGCTTCCGCCGCTGCAGGGATCGTATGAAAAGCATATGGAGGTTGAGGATCGGGAGGTTTTTTCGGTCGCCGCCCGTGTCCTGACCGCATCGCAGATGGTTGCGATGGGGCGCGAGATGGCGAAGCGGCGCGGGATCGATCCCGACCTGGCGATCGCCTATCCGATGGAAGGTCCCCCGGCCGACTGA
- a CDS encoding DHHA1 domain-containing protein — MSQKPLVLYHAGCADGFSAAWVVHQLGIDAEFRPVDYEHGPPDATGRDVMIFDFAYPREALLAMKERAASLVVLDHHKTHAEVLSDLPFCRFDMEKSGGQMAWEYFKKDEPPPWLVAYTEDRDLWRWALPHSREVNAALRSYPRKLDVWDALAKRDVLELVAEGKAIARYEDQLVRALVRLAREIEFDGHKVLAVNTSALLSEVAGKLAEGRPFGIAWFTRADGKRSVALRSREGGIDVSEIAKRHGGGGHRNASGFIAEAKGFDY, encoded by the coding sequence ATGTCCCAAAAGCCCCTTGTGTTGTACCATGCCGGATGCGCGGACGGTTTTTCCGCCGCCTGGGTGGTGCATCAACTCGGAATCGACGCCGAGTTTCGCCCGGTCGACTATGAGCATGGCCCGCCCGACGCCACGGGGCGCGACGTGATGATCTTCGATTTCGCCTACCCGCGCGAAGCGCTTCTGGCGATGAAGGAAAGGGCCGCTTCGCTCGTCGTCCTCGATCACCATAAAACCCACGCGGAAGTTCTCTCCGATCTGCCGTTTTGCCGGTTCGATATGGAGAAATCGGGGGGACAGATGGCGTGGGAATATTTTAAGAAGGATGAGCCCCCTCCCTGGCTGGTCGCCTATACGGAAGATCGGGACCTCTGGCGCTGGGCGCTGCCTCACTCCCGTGAAGTAAACGCGGCCCTTCGCTCCTACCCGAGAAAGCTCGACGTTTGGGACGCGCTCGCAAAACGGGACGTGCTCGAATTGGTGGCGGAGGGAAAGGCGATCGCCCGCTACGAGGACCAGCTGGTCCGGGCGCTCGTCCGGCTGGCGCGGGAAATCGAATTCGACGGCCACAAGGTCCTCGCGGTCAATACCTCCGCCCTTCTTTCGGAAGTGGCGGGGAAGCTGGCGGAGGGCCGTCCCTTCGGGATCGCCTGGTTTACCCGCGCGGACGGAAAACGATCGGTCGCTCTTCGCTCCCGCGAGGGGGGAATCGACGTTTCGGAGATCGCCAAGCGCCACGGCGGCGGGGGGCATCGGAACGCGTCCGGCTTTATCGCCGAGGCGAAGGGGTTTGATTATTGA
- a CDS encoding metallophosphoesterase family protein, translating into MTRFGIISDTHGRLDPAALKHFEKVDRILHAGDIGSEEVLSALEKIAPVTAIRGNNDLGTPLERLPDVDRIELDGREILLIHNVKDYWKPAGEMKERLKGADPDLVISGHSHKGIIEQKDGMIYFNPGGAGPKRFSLKRSIGLMAWSKEAVRLKLIFLEEGRPTSRSFAFDDQ; encoded by the coding sequence ATGACCCGATTCGGCATCATTTCCGACACACATGGCCGGCTCGATCCGGCGGCGCTGAAGCATTTCGAAAAGGTCGACCGAATTCTTCACGCCGGCGACATCGGAAGCGAGGAGGTCCTCTCGGCCCTGGAGAAGATCGCGCCGGTCACGGCGATTCGGGGAAACAATGATCTCGGCACACCGCTCGAACGCCTCCCCGATGTGGATCGGATCGAGCTCGACGGAAGAGAAATCCTGCTGATTCACAATGTCAAAGATTACTGGAAGCCGGCCGGTGAAATGAAAGAGCGGCTGAAAGGGGCCGATCCCGATCTGGTGATCTCCGGCCACAGCCACAAGGGAATCATCGAGCAGAAGGACGGGATGATCTACTTCAATCCGGGCGGCGCCGGACCGAAGCGGTTCTCGCTGAAGCGATCGATCGGTTTGATGGCGTGGAGCAAGGAGGCGGTTCGGTTGAAGCTGATTTTTCTGGAGGAAGGACGGCCGACCTCACGATCGTTTGCGTTCGACGATCAATAA
- a CDS encoding DUF4864 domain-containing protein has product MASGRHHDHHPSGKGADRVGIRALILPGMMMLLSLLLGCTAGGPLHGSNGAAALTEPAAPPADRKETLAQIASVIRQQLDAFKRDDYSGAYTFVSKAFQKKFPRDLFEARIRARFKEIARPAQVLFRRLHFRPGDTRAALEVDVAGANARLAAVEYRMVFEEGSWKIDGLEPLDPFRAL; this is encoded by the coding sequence GTGGCGAGTGGACGGCATCACGATCACCACCCTTCGGGCAAGGGGGCCGATCGGGTGGGGATAAGAGCCCTGATCCTTCCCGGGATGATGATGCTCCTTTCTCTTCTCCTCGGCTGCACCGCAGGGGGCCCCCTCCACGGATCGAACGGAGCGGCCGCTCTCACCGAACCGGCCGCTCCCCCGGCCGATCGAAAGGAAACGCTGGCGCAGATCGCGTCGGTCATCCGGCAACAACTCGACGCCTTTAAGCGGGACGACTACAGCGGCGCCTATACCTTCGTCTCCAAGGCCTTCCAAAAGAAATTCCCGCGGGACCTCTTTGAGGCGAGGATTCGCGCCCGCTTTAAGGAGATCGCCCGGCCGGCGCAGGTCCTCTTCCGAAGGCTTCATTTCCGCCCGGGCGACACCCGCGCCGCGCTGGAGGTCGATGTCGCCGGGGCAAACGCCCGGCTCGCCGCGGTCGAGTACCGGATGGTTTTCGAGGAGGGGAGTTGGAAAATCGACGGGCTGGAACCGCTCGATCCCTTCCGGGCTTTATAG
- a CDS encoding DUF4864 domain-containing protein, translating to MIPSLILWFTLFTLRPSTRPIQAPDPSPEAQEIASVIRQQLDAFTFNNYEEAYRLVSKKTKDRLSLDQYAQMVRAEYPEITKSLSVSLGEIRFAPDPTHATARVEITGFNHKKVTAEYQMIREEEGWRVDGITITTLRARGPIGWG from the coding sequence ATGATCCCCAGCCTGATCCTCTGGTTCACCCTGTTTACCTTGCGCCCCTCGACGCGCCCCATTCAAGCCCCGGATCCCTCTCCCGAAGCGCAAGAGATCGCGTCGGTCATCCGGCAGCAGCTCGACGCGTTCACGTTCAACAATTATGAGGAAGCCTACCGCCTCGTGTCCAAAAAGACCAAAGACCGGCTCTCACTCGACCAGTACGCGCAGATGGTCCGCGCCGAGTATCCGGAAATCACCAAGTCGCTCAGTGTGTCGCTCGGTGAGATCCGCTTCGCCCCCGATCCGACCCACGCGACCGCCCGGGTCGAGATCACCGGGTTCAATCATAAAAAAGTCACGGCGGAATATCAAATGATCCGGGAAGAGGAAGGGTGGCGAGTGGACGGCATCACGATCACCACCCTTCGGGCAAGGGGGCCGATCGGGTGGGGATAA